A portion of the Apis mellifera strain DH4 linkage group LG6, Amel_HAv3.1, whole genome shotgun sequence genome contains these proteins:
- the LOC725436 gene encoding dmX-like protein 2 isoform X4 translates to MNCHQILSGACNAGDRCYAVGSVEGISFTAYAAGCNIVILASNFERVQIIPGAVHNYIRISCLDCSTDTGKIAAAYENQVCIFEPTPLIHSTCSHQLEYRWVQTGSLTTESNISSLSWNLEGTRLLTGGELLQLWHQNITPFQEEHTGTVTFSIGDAESPAPGDSNSGNEPGAWNCVWKCRTATPVHLMSFSPDGTLFATTGFNDRLVKIWFENKQLFSTRNIDHTNVPQSMGNDSYSFVYVAHPRAVTHLSWRKTSKYMPKGSVSNMLVTSCRDNICRVWAETIPPEVEGLANMSQFEGSDRHGHHGKHRHHNMHKHRFMQRLKHMKTCFHIRRHAKQQHQAGHTAPTLPTLPSTYSVHDFHNNYQGTSHYPGMHFHLAASINAETDIPLVPSLITGDPEREPNFILHWLNNKEMHFTMQAESILQELTRKVVEKEEGLHQQDVDHMEHDSEEEGLSKKGVRLQPIQKTSGTIRSMSQEDHSSDEHHTTHTISSHHSLPHSAHSHQSLSNTTSINSIATDVTASINHAPDSLDTKIETLLRDWHHNPDLLFSIHPIDGSFLIWHIEWLDEYHPGSFRQAQISFSTRIPNAFPLGDASTMSHSVSMYSHNTGGPLLNIREVAKSSTKPSTETTDIATPLPSLIEQDEEQSTLTSKAGQELLKNIENSSDPNQNLVKEKDGHLESGKTNQETVNDLLTHPSPIVSMVSKHSNGTLNLWQLTFADKTKFSQVLSIGHASRASGHRFRVNDITCHPVLPLLVTTSHHNIPESGSQCRNADSNENVINKSDSSKTTLKDISSTGFCSELILWRVDTVGPLSKSGGVSELARINSPEISAFCNVAWIPTLLPSTTLGNLSNSPSACFVASDGECLRVYQAVIDARTLLAEVSISERRSRMMDSMASLSTDMSSDDGVRQSIHDRIKIVSQQSTARPGCVIQLDAIADATHDWQNTQFLHVFQEQLITGDRNDEKQTGIDTSINDLGLMESTLDAMVDLQQSAIFEEPFYIVVLERTQQGTTVHMWRLVIASQPETTGLSESMMYVPDSHLVQDEDEEGTPGRYNHPEGKRSRRPSQSRRDSQSELDMFLQRRPQNSHVLITTTKVCTQELPLPDSVEVIHAAPAAGHLSSSSIYPACFAPYIVVTACSDSTIRFWKCKVTKTQSNTKLHYEWCEWEMIRKDQESTIDITGQPLNISAAYSGRIACAYKYGKSFTRPTKNDPDSRYVNLCVAIYECESTGGSEWILEDTIHLKNIHLPRIPVDQHLDLSYLYDSKFLQKKQRLTQVLQTLSHEDVRSSRNGENGENAKPNAGLLAVPSFSTLQSLRKSIIENGNTCPLTQKHLVQLDWVSKEDGSHILTVAVGSKIMLFTPVCSDLAQANMKAMKESQSNNRPILRKASSLAQPQFVDEIRWMKLRKIELTTADGLPPLPMQISWVRDGILVVGMDSEMHVYSQWKPNPKKDCFHSNLQHQESDEFQASRNLRDEDLRTLAHETSQRRLANVSSMPHLSRVSSINLTMLDAKKKRGIQNENLSFDYMPDYGLFEASRIACPVLPQYHPKQLMELLNSGKIRWVKAILAHLVRCIGSSCSLRADDENLVKQRGGGWSRSRTMSVSYVGTTSPLEPRGSTTQIPEELTLDYAEITSISPLPLWTLLIADKETNVPLQHKTEDKQDYNELFDSNLDEGESLDDMLEEDYDCSRQKDRRSSVPERQGISHFGPRQGRLLSRLLTHTHLPGLSSLDQMHLLALADTVSTCNVDFAERFAIDAAKNAIAKENLTGIPDGETVSTDSLDDCGLRFLLAMKHYNYLIRCLPLAQRAQFQKQGISSNNLVWAFHSESEEELLGLIPSYAKGQPKWSILKELGIGWWIRNNTILKRCVEKIAKAAYQQKQDPLDSALYYLAMKKKNLVWGLFRNKRDERMTTFFANNFTEDRWRKAALKNAFALLGKQRFEHAAAFFLLANALKDAIDVCLNKLNDIQLAMVIARLYDDDTNSPNLRRLLYEEILGCDKDGQNQDINKVHPDPFLRSMALWILKDYAGSLNTLLITNVGTLHPQYNDESDKPEGATANPNVFNFYVYLRTHPLLIRQYIASTAQDKKKGHSVVISGFSYGTDIKSQPDKQLTLEDSITPLERQLYFTTAHAHFKAGCPALALEVLSKLPNKVMETNCEDSPSLLNSPSKSRTQDFQIDTGIISWDDNAKKTNDDGDFDWSQPVTRQTEDELVLNWDDNDEAENDDGDSPPLSMKLDKKETIDDKLIKSSGQLDIMAQQLKFVACLKILMEELSTLATGFEVDGGQLRYQLYVWLEREVDALRQLCNYSVSSDGDANNVSEYEGGMVDDIQPCKPGEQPTLHEILMAEKLDFEAKVQRAAKRKKWLKANETLLRTLLSYCSLHGASGGGLASVRMELVLLLQELQQEKTQQQLLSPLPFPTTLPLLSASVACNKTVVADPVRHLQSLAHDMLQTLVELRNPPMPSRSTHYCEVFIMRDLAVALSACIYQSLCDSDTFVTKHQQPDSFPAFAEIETFSGGHLVASNRFHRRYSTDDGVCITTSPSKWPGVTNLRALLAREKDEDTPKLNILLCEAFVATYMSLFVYALWSCDSHILYRLVGQHFGNNTWSCLFGGGVKKLLRVASTSGQTSGVVGAIERSDSTNEAQSTAGTVWNTMTSLTKQRVKLNMKLLGQFTGQQPNMKEDKPTYREQFVSPQMSMISYFLMKPQIDREYADEIDYDSSDSAVSDLDSSEDEEDVFDTNSKPKNKPKDNIEHINPNSYSWCVMRLAIVKILQQQLQEFLNVAGIEMQELPVNSPLIHGTLAVVAQWQETLREELDNRGPPINYIPGCAPDPTPTPGKPAIHKYRSLLEKSNTPFNTRLASAAPANRLWCYLVRQEPVQDIFIRAVFGKRRSLSSILENNQTAMDNLNRGTVDDKGSDSGTTSLPEPVRIIHKEQDSISAFCLNQVNPGLMALATPREVQEMNISLLLELPSWLEDECEFDIINLNKQPEPEPVQPTSFLVIQTAADRPLLAQSPQTNSPQPQSGIASQSGRGASVILKHKIDGIRRISSHPLLPLYLTGSQDGSVSLWEWGHQTAVATPRPPGTFAKVTRVRFSQHGNKFGVADSDGHLSLFQVACREGTARPFFNYQCHSKVTADFVFLGACSLIATAGHGSEGRNVALWDTLLPQNKSLIQGFTCHEQGASSLILAPQHQLLISGGKKGDINIFDVRQRQQRHRFQAHESAIKCLALDPHEEFFVSGAGDGDIKIWGLTVHSLLYSFPGEHPRSSFFKNIGQGVTQLHVDSAGRLFSCGADGSMKVRQLPERDCVVHTLY, encoded by the exons atgaattgtcATCAAATATTAAGTGGAGCTTGCAATGCAGGTGATCGGTGCTACGCTGTAGGTTCTGTCGAAGGGATTTCCTTTACT GCATATGCAGCTGGTTGTAATATAGTAATTTTGGCCAGTAATTTCGAACGAGTTCAAATAATACCTGGAGCTGTACATAACTACATAAGAATCAGTTGTTTGGATTGCAGTACTGACACAGGAAAAATAGCTGCAGCTTATGAAAATCAAGTTTGCATTTTTGAGCCTACTCCTCTTATTCATAGTACATGCTCTcat cAGTTAGAATATAGATGGGTTCAAACTGGTAGTCTGACAACTGAATCAAATATTAGTTCATTATCATGGAATTTAGAAGGAACAAGATTATTAACTGGAGGAGAACTTTTACAATTGTGGCATCAAAATATAACCCCATTTCAAGAAGAACATA ctGGTACAGTTACTTTTTCAATTGGAGATGCTGAAAGTCCAGCTCCTGGTGATTCTAATAGTGGAAATGAACCTGGAGCATGGAATTGTGTTTGGAAATGTCGTACAGCTACACCAGTACATCTTATGAGTTTTAGTCCAGATGGTACATTATTTGCAACAACTGGATTTAATGATAGATTAGTAAAAATATGGTTTGAAAACAAACAat tgtTTTCTACAAGAAATATAGATCACACAAATGTTCCTCAGTCTATGGGTAATGACAGTTATAGTTTTGTTTATGTTGCTCATCCTCGTGCAGTAACACATTTATCTTGGCGTAAAACTAGTAAATATATGCCaaa agGATCTGTTTCCAATATGTTGGTTACATCTTGTAGAGATAATATTTGTCGAGTATGGGCAGAAACTATACCTCCCGAAGTAGAAGGCTTAGCAAATATGAGTCAATTTGAAGGTTCTGATAGACATGGTCATCATGGAAAACATAGACATCATAACATGCATAAACATCGATTCATGCAACGGCTCAAACATATGAA GACTTGCTTTCATATCCGTCGCCATGCAAAACAGCAACATCAAGCAGGTCATACAGCACCAACTTTACCAACTTTACCATCAACATATTCAGTTCATGATTTTCACAATAATTATCAGGGGACAAGTCATTATCCAGGAATGCATTTTCATTTAGCAGCAAGTATTAATGCAGAAACTG ATATACCATTAGTACCAAGCTTAATCACAGGTGATCCTGAAAGAGaaccaaattttattttacattggtTAAATAATAAGGAAATGCATTTTACAATGCAGGCAGAAAGTATTTTACAAGAACTTACTCGTAAAGtggtagaaaaagaagaaggattgCATCAACAAGATGTAGATCATATGGAACATGATTCTGAAGAAGAAGGTTTATCCA aaaaaggaGTAAGATTACAACCTATTCAAAAGACGAGTGGTACAATTCGATCGATGAGTCAAGAAGATCATAGTAGCGACGAACATCATACAACTCATACAATTTCATCGCATCATAGTTTACCACATAGTGCACATTCTCATCAAAGTCTCag CAATACTACATCCATTAATTCAATTGCGACAGATGTAACGGCCTCAATAAATCATGCTCCAGATTCTTTAGATACAAAAATAGAAACCTTATTGCGCGATTGGCATCATAATCCagatttacttttttcaatcCATCCAATAGAtggaagttttttaatttggcATATTGAATGGTTAGACGAGTATCATCCAGGATCATTTCGACAAGcacaaatatcattttctacACGAATACCTAATGCATTTCCTCTTGGCGATGCTTCTACAATGAGTCATAGCGTATCAATGTATTCGCATAATACTGGCGgtccattattaaatatacgagAAGTAGCAAAATCGTCCACAAAACCATCAACCGAAACTACTGATATTGCGACGCCATTACCGAGTTTAATTGAACAAGATGAAGAACAATCAACATTAACATCAAAAGCAGGCCaggaacttttaaaaaatattgaaaattcgtcTGATCCAAATCAAAatcttgtaaaagaaaaagacggTCATTTAGAAAGTGGAAAAACAAATCAAGAAACGGTTAATGATTTATTGACTCACCCAAGTCCAATTGTATCTATGGTGTCAAAGCATTCAAATGGAACCTTAAATTTATGGCAGTTAACATTTGctgataaaacaaaattttcacaagTGTTAAGTATTGGGCACGCGTCAAGAGCTTCAGGTCATCGATTTCGAGTGAACGATATTACTTGTCATCCAGTATTGCCCTTATTAGTAACAACATCGCATCACAATATACCAGAATCTGGATCTCAATGTCGAAATGCTGattcaaatgaaaatgttattaataaatcagatTCTAGTAAAACAACTTTAAAAGATATCTCATCTACTGGTTTTTGTAGTGAATTAATATTGTGGCGCGTAGACACAGTTGGACCTTTATCAAAAAGCGGTGGAGTTTCCGAATTAGCACGTATTAATTCCCCTGAAATCTCAGCATTCTGTAATGTAGCATGGATTCCAACCCTTTTACCAAGTACTACCTTAggtaatttatcaaattctccAAGTGCATGTTTTGTTGCTAGTGATGGCGAATGTTTAAGAGTATATCAAGCTGTTATTGATGCTAGAACATTATTAGCAGAAGTATCGATTAGCGAAAGACGAAGTAGAATGATGGATTCCATGGCAAGTCTTTCAACAGACATGTCATCAGATGATGGTGTAAGACAATCAATCCACGATAGGATAAAGATAGTATCTCAACAATCTACAGCTAGACCAGGTTGCGTTATACAATTGGATGCTATTGCTGATGCTACACATGATTGGCAAAATACACAATTTTTACATGTATTTCAAGAACAACTAATTACTGGAGATAGAAATGACGAAAAACAAACAGGAATAGATACATCGATAAATGATTTAGGTTTAATGGAATCTACTTTAGACGCTATGGTTGATTTACAGCAATCTGCAATTTTCGAGGAACCATTCTACATAGTAGTTTTAGAGAGGACACAACAAGGTACAACAGTACATATGTGGCGTTTAGTGATTGCCTCTCAACCTGAGACTACTGGTTTATCAGAATCGATGATGTATGTTCCGGATTCTCATTTAGTACAAGATGAAGATGAAGAGGGAACACCTGGACGTTATAACCATCCGGAAGGTAAAAGATCTCGAAGACCAAGTCAATCTCGCCGTGACAGTCAAAGTGAATTGGATATGTTTTTGCAAAGGCGACCTCAAAATAGTCATGTTCTCATTACTACTACAAAAGTATGTACTCAAGAATTACCATTACCAGATAGCGTTGAAGTAATACATGCAGCACCAGCAGCTGGACATTTAAGCAGCTCTTCCATTTATCCTGCTTGTTTTGCACCATATATCGTTGTAACAGCATGTAGCGATAGTACTATACGCTTTTGGAAATGTAAAGTGACAAAAACTCAATCGAACACCAAATTACATTATGAATGGTGCGAATGGGAAATGATACGAAAAGATCAAGAATCAACTATTGACATTACCGGACAACCATTAAATATAAGTGCTGCATATAGTGGACGTATCGCATGTGCgtataaatatggaaaatctTTTACACGTCCTACTAAAAATGACCCCGACTCTCGATACGTAAATCTATGCGTTGCTATATACGAATGTGAAAGTACTGGTGGAAGTGAATGGATTCTAGAAGATACCAtccatttaaagaatatacatTTACCGAGAATTCCTGTTGATCAGCATTTAGATTTAAGCTATCTTTATGATagcaaatttttacaaaagaaacaGAGGCTTACTCAAGTTTTGCAAACGCTTAGTCACGAGGATGTAAGATCATCGAGAAATGGAGAAAATGGGGAAAATGCGAAACCAAATGCAGGTTTATTGGCTGTTCCATCATTCAGCACGCTTCAATCATTGCGAAAATCGATCATAGAAAATGGTAATACTTGTCCACTTACGCAGAAACATTTAGTTCAATTAGATTGGGTGTCCAAAGAAGATGGTTCTCATATATTGACCGTTGCCGTTGGATCGAAAATTATGCTCTTCACGCCTGTGTGTTCAGATCTTGCGCAAGCAAATATGAAAGCAATGAAGGAATCGCAAAGCAATAACCGGCCGATATTACGGAAAGCTTCGTCATTGGCACAACCTCAATTCGTCGACGAAATTCGATGGatgaaattacgaaaaatcGAGTTAACCACAGCAGATGGCCTACCTCCGTTGCCGATGCAAATATCTTGGGTAAGGGATGGCATTTTAGTGGTTGGCATGGATTCGGAGATGCATGTCTACTCACAATGGAAGCCAAATCCGAAAAAAGAttgttttcattcaaatttacaaCATCAAGAATCAGATGAATTTCAAGCTAGTCGAAATTTACGAGATGAGGATCTGCGAACGTTAGCGCATGAAACGTCACAGAGACGATTAGCAAATGTATCTTCCATGCCTCATCTTTCTCGAGTTAGcagtattaatttaacaatgctTGACGCTAAAAAGAAACGTGgaatacaaaatgaaaatttaagttttgatTATATGCCGGATTATGGTTTGTTCGAGGCATCGAGAATCGCTTGTCCTGTTTTACCTCAATATCATCCAAAACAATTAATGGAATTGCTAAATTCTGGCAAAATTCGATGGGTAAAAGCTATATTGGCACATCTTGTCCGATGCATAGGAAGTTCTTGTTCTTTAAGAGCTGATGATGAGAATTTAGTGAAACAACGTGGCGGTGGATGGTCGCGTTCTAGAACAATGTCAGTTAGTTACGTAGGTACAACATCGCCTCTAGAGCCAAGAGGTTCAACTACACAGATACCGGAAGAACTTACGTTAGATTATGCGGAGATAACTTCAATATCTCCATTGCCTCTTTGGACTTTATTGATCGCCGACAAAGAAACAAACGTACCACTTCAACACAAAACTGAAGACAAACAAGATTACAATGAATTATTTGATAGTAATTTGGACGAAGGTGAGTCATTAGATGACATGTTAGAAGAGGATTATGATTGTTCACGACAAAAAGATAGGCGTTCATCGGTGCCGGAAAGACAAGGAATATCTCATTTTGGACCAAGGCAAGGAAGATTATTGTCACGGTTATTAACACATACTCATTTGCCTGGTTTATCGAGTCTCGATCAAATGCATTTGCTTGCTTTAGCTGATACCGTTTCCACTTGTAATGTAGATTTTGCGGAAAGATTTGCAATAGATGCTGCAAAGAATGCAattgcaaaagaaaatttgactGGTATTCCTGACGGTGAAACAGTCTCAACTGATTCATTGGACGATTGTGGCCTTCGATTTTTATTGGCCatgaaacattataattatttgattcgtTGTCTCCCATTAGCACAAAGAGCGCAGTTTCAAAAACAAGGTATTTCATCGAATAATCTTGTTTGGGCATTTCATTCCGAATCTGAAGAAGAATTGTTAGGTTTAATACCTTCTTATGCAAAAGGACAACCTAAATGGAGCATTTTAAAGGAACTTGGTATAGGTTGGTGGATCAGAAATAACACTATATTGAAAAGATGTGTTGAGAAAATTGCCAAAGCAGCATATCAACAAAAACAAGATCCTCTCGATTCCGCACTCTATTATTTGgctatgaaaaagaaaaatctcgttTGGGGATTGTTTAGAAATAAACGGGATGAAAGAATGACAACTttctttgcaaataattttacagaaGATCGTTGGAGAAAAGCTGCCCTAAAAAATGCATTTGCTCTGCTTGGTAAACAAAGATTTGAACATGCTGCAGCATTTTTCTTATTAGCAAATGCACTCAAAGATGCTATCGAcgtatgtttaaataaattgaacgatATACAATTAGCAATGGTTATTGCTAGACTTTATGATGATGATACTAATTCTCCGAATTTGAGAAGATTGCTctatgaagaaattttaggTTGTGATAAAGATGGACAAAATCAAGATATTAACAAAGTTCATCCAGATCCATTTTTACGTAGTATGGCTCTTTGGATTCTTAAAGATTATGCAGGATCACTGAATACTTTGTTGATAACAAATGTTGGAACTTTACATCCACAATATAATGATGAATCTGATAAACCAGAAGGTGCAAcag caAATCcaaatgttttcaatttttatgtttatcttCGAACACATCCATTACTGATCAGACAATATATTGCATCTACTGctcaagataagaaaaaaggtCATTCGGTAGTCATATCTGGGTTCAGTTATGGTACAGATATAAAATCACAACCTGACAAACAATTAACTTTAGAAGATAGTATTACACCTTTGGAAAGACAACTGTATTTCACAACAGCACATGCACATTTTAAGGCAGGATGTCCTGCTCTTGCTCTTGAGGTTTTATCTAAGTTACCTAATAAAGTGATGGAAACAAATTGCGAAGATTCTCCTA GTCTGTTAAATAGTCCAAGTAAATCGAGAACACAAGATTTCCAAATAGATACTGGAATTATTAGTTGGGAtgataatgcaaaaaaaaccAATGATGATGgag attttgATTGGTCTCAACCTGTAACACGTCAAACCGAGGATGAATTAGTATTAAATTGggatgataatgatgaagCTGAAAACGATGACGGTGATAGTCCGCCTTTAAGTatgaaattagataaaaaagaaactattgaTG ATAAACTCATTAAATCATCAGGACAATTGGATATTATGGcacaacaattaaaatttgtagcatgtttaaaaattttaatggaagAATTATCAACATTAGCAACGGGTTTTGAAGTAGATGGAGGTCAACTTCGATATCAACTATATGTATGGCTCGAACGAGAAGTAGATGCTCTTAGGCAACTTTGTAATTATAGCGTTAGTTCGGATGGAGATGCAAACAATGTCTCAGAAT acGAAGGGGGTATGGTGGATGATATACAACCATGTAAGCCTGGTGAACAGCCAACTTTACATGAAATATTGATGGCTGAAAAATTGGATTTCGAAGCCAAAGTACAACGAGCtgctaaaagaaaaaaatggttaAAAG CAAACGAAACATTATTACGAACGTTATTATCCTATTGCTCTTTGCATGGAGCATCTGGTGGTGGTTTAGCATCTGTAAGAATGGAACTTGTTCTTCTATTACAAGAATTACAGCAAGAAAAAACTCAACAACAATTACTCAGTCCTCTTCCATTTCCAACTACTCTTCCTCTTCTAAGTGCTAGTGTAGCATGCAATAAAACTGTTGTAGCAGATCCTGTCAGACATTTGCAa tcTCTAGCTCATGATATGTTACAAACATTGGTTGAATTACGTAATCCACCAATGCCTTCAAGAAGTACGCATTATTGCGAAGTATTTATAATGAGGGATTTAGCGGTGGCTTTAAGTGCTTGTATTTATCAATCACTTTGTGATTCTGATACTTTTGTTACGAAACATCAACAACCAGATag tttTCCAGCATTTGCAGAAATAGAAACATTTTCCGGTGGACACTTAGTAGCATCAAATCGATTTCACCGGAGATATTCAACGGATGATGGTGTATGCATTACTACATCTCCTTCTAAATGGCCAGGTGTAACTAATTTGCGAGCATTGTTAGCTCGTGAAAAAGATGAAGATACGccaaaattgaatattcttctttGCGAAGCTTTCGTAGCAACTTATATGAGCTTATTTGTTTATGCATTGTGGAGTTGCGATAGTCATATACTTTACAGACTCGTAGGTCAACATTTTGGTAACAACACTTGGTCCTGTTTATTTGGAGGTGGagtcaaaaaattattgcgtGTCGCAAGCACAAGCGGTCAG acgAGTGGAGTAGTAGGTGCAATAGAAAGAAGTGATAGTACAAATGAAGCACAAAGTACTGCAGGAACTGTATGGAATACTATGACGTCATTAACTAAACAacgtgtaaaattaaatatgaaattattgggACAATTTACTGGTCAACAACCAAATATGAAAGAAGATAAACCCACATACAGAGAACAATTTGTTTCTCCTCAAATGAGCATGATATCGtactttttaatgaaa cCACAAATAGATAGAGAATATGCAGATGAAATCGATTACGATTCTTCTGATTCCGCAGTATCGGATTTAGATTCTTCTGAAGACGAGGAAGACGTATTCGACACCAATTCAAAACCAAAGAATAAACCAAAGGATAACATTGAACATATAAATCCAAATTCATATAGTTGGTGTGTCATGAGATTAGCTATAGTCAAAATATTGCAACAACAACTTCAGGAGTTTTTAAATGTTGCTGGTATAGAAATGCaag AATTACCTGTGAACAGCCCTCTAATTCATGGAACGTTAGCTGTCGTAGCGCAATGGCAAGAAACATTACGTGAAGAATTGGATAACAGAGGGCCACCAATTAATTACATTCCTGGTTGTGCACCAGATCCAACGCCTACCCCGGGAAAGCCAGCAATTCATAAATATCGATCTTTACTTGAAAAAAGCAATACTCCTTTCAA taCACGTTTGGCATCAGCGGCTCCTGCTAATCGATTATGGTGTTATTTAGTTCGACAAGAACCAGTACAAGACATTTTTATTCGAGCTGTATTCGGCAAACGTAGATCTTTATCGTCGATTTTGGAGAACAATCAAACGGCAATGGATAATTTAAATCGTGGAACTGTAGATGATAAAGGTAGCGATAGCGGAACTACCAGTTTACCAGAACCTGTTCGAATTATTCACAAAGAACAAGATAGCATTAGTGCCTTTTGCCTAAATCAG GTAAATCCAGGTTTAATGGCCTTGGCAACTCCTCGAGAAGTacaagaaatgaatatatcattattactcGAACTTCCATCCTGGTTAGAAGATGAATGTgaattcgatattataaatttgaacaaacAACCAGAGCCAGAACCAGTACAACCAACTAGTTTCTTAGTTATTCAG ACAGCAGCAGATAGACCATTACTCGCTCAAAGTCCTCAAACAAATAGTCCTCAACCTCAATCCGGCATCGCGAGTCAAAGTGGAAGAGGAGCAAGTGTG ATCCTGAAGCATAAAATCGATGGTATAAGAAGAATCTCCTCGCATCCACTTTTACCATTAt ACTTGACTGGTTCTCAAGATGGTTCAGTATCTCTTTGGGAATGGGGACATCAAACAGCAGTAGCAACTCCTAGACCACCAGGCACTTTTGCCAAAGTAACACGAGTACGTTTCTCACAGCACGGAAATAAGTTTGGTGTTGCAGATTCTGATGGACATTTGAGTTTATTTCAAGTAGCTTGCAGAGAAGGAACTGCACGAccatttttc AATTATCAATGTCATAGTAAGGTGACGGCCGATTTTGTCTTCCTTGGTGCTTGCAGTTTAATAGCAACTGCTGGTCATGGTTCTGAAGGACGTAATGTTGCACTTTGGGATACTTTACTTCcacaaaataaatctttaattcaaG gTTTCACGTGTCATGAACAAGGAGCTAGCTCTTTAATACTTGCACCTCAACATCAGTTATTAATTAGCGGTGGAAAGAAaggtgatattaatatattcgatgtTCGACAACGACAGCAGCGACATCGTTTTCAGGCCCATGAATCGGCTATCAAATGTTTAGCTCTTGACCCAcatgaagaattttttgtgAGTGGAGCAGGAGATGGTGATATTAAg ATATGGGGTTTAACCGTCCATTCTTTGCTTTATTCTTTTCCTGGAGAGCATCCGCGATctagtttctttaaaaatattggacaA GGTGTAACACAATTACACGTCGATTCTGCTGGTCGTTTATTTTCATGTGGTGCAGATGGATCTATGAAAGTTCGTCAGTTACCAGAACGCGATTGCGTCGTACATACTTTATactaa